TTGTGCCGGATGGGAAGTTTCTAGTTAGAGGTTTGATGAAGAGTTGAGCAAGTTAATTCACAAAGACTgattaggtaaaaaaaaatcagtgattTAAGGAACGAaatgttatttgaaaaaaaaaagaaaataaaaatagaaaataacaGATATCGGTGTatgagaataaatattttgatgtTTTGATAGCTAAATATTTCATATGCCGGTATGTATAGCAGTTGTAAGGTATTGGGTGTGACAGAGGATACTAACAGCTTAAGGCATGTGATTTGCGATTAAACATACCTATTGAAAGACATTCGCCGTCAGttggtaattattttttaaatcgaaagcTTTGTTACAGCTaagataaaagaaattaatgaaaaaatcaatagataaacaaatgaaaatagcaGTGTTGTAATAAcagtacaataataataataatggtaatagTAGCgctgtaattgaaaaatctgccaatgaatttcaattttaagaTGTACAACTCACTCGGTTTTCGATTGAAACAACACTCGTTATCTCCGATTCTGTAAACAGTTTAAGTTTTCATTGGATTCGTtgaaagttcattttttattatatctgtaaatatttttaagtgtATGATTACATATTAGGTATATGTTACTATCAAAGACAAGATGcaattgataaaatacataatattatttgaattctatcgtatacaaaaaatttagaatgtTAGAATTGGCGCGTAAAGAAAATACATGCACATATGAAACGTGCGTACATATATgaaacatatatttatacgttttGTTAGTATAAAGGTattgataatttcaaaaagtagatttatcaataaaaaaacttttaggCTCTCAAATTTAGGTATATGCTGATCTACATCATATGGCTAGTAGTGGAGGTTTGCAAGCAGCTGCACATGAACGAGATACACTTACCTAGGCGCGAATTCAGTGGCTATTCAAAGCTTGAccgtgcaaaatttttcaaatatttccgTACCAAATAGATCGAAGGGAATTAAACTAATTTAATTCAGTGTTCCAATTTTACCTCTCGTTTTTCAAGATTGATAATCACTAATTTATGAAGACTACTTCTCCTGATTAACTTCatcaaaataatgataaaaatacattGTCAATGTATATTTTGATTTGACTCCAAGAGAAGATTGTAACATTTATTCAGAATAAATTACTAACTTGTAAGAGATAGTGAAACTCTCCACTCCTAATATAAGGCCGATTATACTAAATTTACCGTAAAATTTATCTCTGGATATGAATTCATTATATGTAGCAGTTACGATAACTAAAAATCACTGTTACTTATGTATTTATGAAtcttgtaaaaaaacaaaagaacgatcattatatatattatgcgttgtctaaattattattaatgtataGTATAAAAAGAATAGTTTGGTActataattaataaatcaaTCAGAATCAATCAACAATTGAGCCACAAATGAGTAATGGAGCATTGAAAATAGATAATTCCTCAAAAGAATATACATATTGGAAATTTCTGGTCAAAGAGGTTATATACAGCGGTATTACAAGACCTAGAGTCGCCTTGAATAGCTCTAGCGGCCTCTGTTTTCCAAATATTCCCTGTACAAATGTTTCAATGAATCTAATCGAATTATCTTTTGCAATACTATGAGTAGATCTGTAATAATGACGTACTTATAAGCACATTGTAACTGCACCGAAGTTTGTGGATCTCTAATTGTCAGGTGTGTAGGTATAATCACTTTCACTGATAAATAGTCAAAAAGACCAAATTGAAAGgtttcgaaaaaaacaaaaacagtaataatttaaaattttgaaatcgtgtatagaatgaaaattaaaataatgggTCGATGGAAGCTGTGGCAAATGTGTAAATCCCCAAGTAATAacgaaatgaatgaataaagtTAACAGAAAGAAAGTATtgatataatacatatgttgATAGTAAAGACTTTGATGATTGTGAGGAGTATTTAGTGTTTCATCAGAGCTGGTAGGAGggtttgtttataaatatattgctTTCATTTCGTTTACTGTTTGTCATAAGCTGTTGTATTGGATTGGTAACGCAAGAAGGCCACTTATATGAAAGGAATATGAAATACATTTATTAGATTGTTTTAACtaagtatatattattatattatttaactAACTGTATAACTTTCaggatagatagatagattaTTACCCTTTACATTTTGAAAGCCACAGTTCCTTCTCTGTAGTCTTTAAGCATAAGTTTAgacatacatttatacatattcatatacaCAACATAAGGTGTGAGCGCGCAGAATACAGGTTCAGAAAAAAGATCTACTACTCTTCACAGACTGATTTTTCAGAAGATTAAGAAAACAGCTAACTTTAGATGATAGTGAATTTACATGATAATCACCTAAGCATAACCACAATTATTAAACTATACAGCATACTTCATTATAACTTATCCtgtattgattattgtatttattatcGTTGCATTGTTTTAGGAAAGGAGAAAGATATGATAGGCAATTTGAGCTTTTAACTATACATAGTCAATCTGTGTTTTACTTGCTTCACCCTACCAGCTATTTCATAGCCAAATCATTGGATTTATTGTTGACAGAAAATGAACAATGTCGTAATCTGACAAAACTTCATTgggtaagagaaaaaaagcaacaaatggaattaattaattattttaattacaattaattacaACTTGGGATTAAATTACActttaaatttatattgatTGCAAGGCATTAACTCATTTTTCCTAGTTGCAGGTTTAGGTAACTTGTTTTTGAACATACAGTCAAGTCAGTTTCTCAAATCATGGTTCTTGTTTACTATGAAGTGCTTCTTGTATTTTATCTTTATGCCCTGTCTACTACCACAGATTACAAGTCCTTAGACTACGAATTATTGTAAAATGGATTTAAACAAGAGCTCGAGTTACATTATAACATTGTACTGTTGTAACAGGTGTGCTTTTACAAGTATGctataataaaaagtatctctgctaaaaaaatgtgaaatcgAAACAGTCATAACTGCAgcgtgaataataattgaataaataaattttgagatCGCAGtagagaaaatattgaaaggtgttttttcaacgtgtatgtgtacatttagatttatatttatttcttttcacaatatacaaagtttaatttttatttccttaagcaatatatatttacacacttCTTTTGTGTTATTCATCTATATATCAACTTATCTTATTCCTATTGTGGTAGTTAAATTGGGCTGATGCAATCAAAATCAGTAAGAAATGTAAGAatgttacaatatataaatttttacaaaacgtTCTAACTAAAATTCTCAGAACTTAATCAGTTCAtacttttcataatttttcttgcaaGAAACGGTCATGAAACGTACACGCGATCAGTTTAAAAAGTTTCAGAATAAGTTATCCCAGATTATAACACAATAGCcgcgttcaagaaatttatatATCATTTTACCGACATCGCATTAGCCGATTCAGGTTAACTTAATTAGCGCATCTCCAGACAAATAATTACGCATTTTCATCTTGAGTAGATCTGTGaacaaaatatgtaaataaaatgaaatataaaatgataaaatatagaattcgcaaatattatacacacttCCAGAGAAtgataaattaattcaaacaaaaatcataCAGTCAATTTACCTAAAGAGTGTCGAGACTTTTTTTACGTGCATAAGCACCCATACAGGCGAAAAATCCCATTATGCTGATGAATAGCCCCAAAATAAGAGCTAACGTGTCGCCAAAATCAAATCCATTTGAGGCGGACACAAGATTAATATTTGCAAACAGTGCCAAAATCAAGTATAACAACATTTTTCGTAAAGTACCGTATATTTCTTTGACACTACGAGGTAAGGTTAAGTTGTACCGAACGGTGATGTGTTAGATGGAGGTGGAATGTGATTTCTTCAATCAATTCACTGATTGGTCGCGCCCCTTCCACCCCCATCCGTACAGTAGTGAGTGTGCGTGTACAggaaaacattatttttagGGAACTCTCATGCACAGTCTAAAGGCTTGGGAAAGGCCCCTGGATTGACCGCTAGACGCGCCACTTTCGTACGCTATTGGCAGTAGACGCAGCTGTCTCGTTAAACAAAATGGCGACTATTACTCTGTGGAGAAAGGCATAAGGCGCGTATCGACCGAGTAAGtactgatttttcaattattaagGGTCTTTCTGAAATGCTTAAGTCGGCCTCATGCTGAAAATGGGTAAAATACTTTAGCCgctatcattttttttccctcttttcttCCCTTCGGTCCATTAGTCGGAACAatgacttgaaatttcatcgaaatggGGTGCCGCGGATGCTACGTGCTCTAGCCATTTTGTTATCCGTTGATAAATACAAGCCAGTTTCGTACCGACAGGCGAAAACTTGGCTTTACGATATAAACTTTCGATTCAAAACGAatcttgttattttatttatgtgcTCGCTACTGTTTTTACACTGCtcaaatattttgtacacAATGTTATAACGTTCTTATTTATtgcattcatttatttatttccaacgCTATTCGCCCCTCCCTGCACACTTCCCATATGCAACATATGATGTCAATTGTTcatacatataaaaataatttcagagtTAAATTATGCATTTTAATCGCGTAAAGCAGCTAGTACTCCACTCACCGTTTATCTCAACGTTCCACCGATATGAGGCAAACTGTATCAATTTCGTTCACTTACCATTTGCCACAATTCAATGCTTATCGATAGGCAATGCAAAGATTAATAAGGCTGCATGCTCTATGACAAACCTCTTACAATTCAATTGGCTGTAGGACTTCCAATTTAAcgtcattttgttttttcaacataCATTCATATTAATATTTAGCATATTAATCACCGATGATCGTTTAGAAAAATGTGTAGTTAGGTATATCAAGTCATTGTGCTGTAAGAACGATATAAATTGCAGTACTGGTATCTCCATTGATTAGAAATTTGTATTAACTGCAAAGTCACTGATATTACAATTATAACCATTTTAACAGCAAAATCTTAATGCTCGCGTTCAAAAAAAGCTGAAGCCTGTAGCTAAAGTTAGAAGCCACGCAGATTTAACTTTCTTTAAATATGTTAGTAACCCATAATTTTATGTTCATTctataaaattgttaatttttgtatttcatgtGTTTGATTGCAGTAAGTTTTGATGATTGGCCTTTACTGGCTCATTTTAATCAACATCGCGATGTTCGGCTGTTAATTCTTAGTGCTAGCTTCAGGATCATAACGTTTTCAACTATCAATAAAAATCAGTGATATTAATGAAGTGTCAGGTTATCTGAAATATATCATAGTTTACTAGTCATTGCAAATTACGACATTCATATAGGAATTAACGACTGATCATTTATTATCAAAATCATTAAGGTCCTAACCATACAAGTCACCCACTCGTTTAATTTCAAGTGTTTCAGACtcgattgttgaaaaaaagagaataaaattggAATCAAATTTTCGTTCAGAAGTTCTTGTCATTTGCTATTCtattttcaagtatttcaACTAAAGTTTTCCGTCGTCTGTTTCCAATAGAGTTACAGACATTCATATCTGAAAGTATGTATATTGATTACAGTACGTCGATTTGATTTAATTGTAGAGATAAGTTACAAAGATTGGCGTAACATCAGAAGTAAATTTGGAACTCGAAGCATTAGTGGCCAAAATGATAGCCTGATAACTAACAGGACGTAGCCGATATTTGTATTGGTTGTATTCTGCTGGCTGCACCTTAACCAAACACAGATTGTAtctacttgaaattttgtgatATTGAGCTTTGTTAAATAATGATAGTTTGCTCATATCTATGCAATGGTCACATAAAATGGTTATCAGAAAGCTTGATCACTCATGcatatcattaattttttcaaaaataatctcCAGATAACTTTCCTCTTTTTTGGAAGTCCCCACTTACATTGGACATATATTAGTGTGgtaattagaaaacaatggACACACAATTGGAGACTTCATTTTCCTACAACATTCTTTTACTCCACTTTTATTTCTCCTTGATTTTGCGAATTGTTACAAGGTTTACAGAAGTTCTGATAGTTGACAATAAGTTATTTATTACACAAGATTCCAAGTCGAATCATCGGGAacttgattttttctcaagtaGTTAAATAATGATGTTAACGCAAATGTTTAGATATTCAACTTTTATTAAACGTTATGTAAGGTCTACgctagaaaaagaaattacaacTCATTCAAAAGAATacatgggaaaaaaatcatttttgtgGTACCACATcgtaaattaaataatgagATATGTAATCACAGAATTCGATTGAAACATGTAACTATTTACTTTCTGTTCATTtactgacaattttttatgtttggTCAACTTGGAATTCTATGGTTAAATACACGTAATTTATAATGGAAATATCCACTTGTATCATACATCTGCTGTGTGACTAacagttgaaattttattcaaaatcacAGTGCAAGATGGAGGTTAAAACAATCGAGGCAGATAGCAATGATCTCATGGAAATACTGAAGCAAGCTGCATCTGGTGATGAGATTATTTTTGAAGCCAACATTGCTGGCGATGGAGATGGTGAAGAGGCAGAGGAGGTAGAAGAAATTGTTGAgataattgaagaaattgaagagGTAGAAGAAACGGAGGAAATTGAGCAACCTGTGGGTACTGAGGAAAATGAAGATAACGAAATTGACGAGCATATGGATTTGACCATGCCAGATGCAGAAGCAAATGACCAAAGACAAAATGAGGATGAGGAGATAGAAAATTCTGCAAAGTCGTCTTCAAAAAACTATGCTACTACTGATACAGGATTAACTCAAATGAGAGCTGAGTATGTAAAAAAGCAATTGAAGAAGCATTTTAAGAATGAAGGTGACAAAGATAAAAGTAAACAACTCGTGAATTACGACATTGATGAGGATTGGGAGGATGAAGATCTGGATCAGGAACAACAATCAAAAGTAGAGTCCAGTCAATCTCAAATTCGTAGTCTCAATAATACTTCTAACAATCAAACGGAAAGGGAGGACAGACACCCTACACAGAATGGCAGAAAACACCTATCGACTCCAAACCATGATTCACCATCTCAACCAGGTAAATCTCGAGTTCATGGAAAAATACAGCAACAGGAGTCGAACACAgatgaaaatacaaatgaatATTGGGATGACGAAGAGCATGACTCTATTGTAGGATATGAAGATGATCAATCAGGTTCTCAAAATGAAGAGAACACAGATTCTCAGCATGAGATTGTTAAGAATGCTGAAAACAATTTAGTTTATACTGTTCTTGGATCCAAGAAGCAAAATAATTCGACTAAACAGACTCAAGATGGAAGACTCATTAGTTCACGTTTTGTAAAGGTAATACAGTTATATTCATTCTACTTACTGCGGCAAATACCAGCTTCCATAAAATTCAGTCATTATAGATACAACTTGTTATTATAGATCGAGCAACACGAGGAAACCCCAACTGAAGGCACAATATATTATGAAAACGAAGACATGGAAACTTTGTACGTTGAACAATCCGGTGGTGATCACGATAATTACCAATACAACAACATTATTGAGGGAGACGAAGAGATGACTAGAGACAGTAACAGGGAAGATGAGGAAACTGACAATCAAGAACCACAGGTACTGAAATGCAAAAGATTATTGGATTTGAGAAAGTTTTGTGGGAATTGAGATGTATGGAAGAGAATTGCACTGGATGAAACAATTAATAATCGTATTTTTTACCAGCTTTAAATGATTACTTGATAAACATTATACTAATGACTTGCAGGAGCAAATTTTTCTACACGAGGACGAAGATGGGCAGCTTTACTTCAAggatgaaaatggaaaactgcAACCCGTATACTTAACGCCGGATGGAAATTACGCCATTGCCGAGAATAGTAGCGATGACCAAGACAGTCGAGATCTGGATCAACAGGTATCCAATCCAAGACAGCCCGAAGGTGGTGCCGTACTTATACCCGGTGTCGACTACGCCCCCAGTACCACAACCAAAGTATTAGCCGTTTGACATCTTTGAAGTTGTAAAACAGTAGATCGAACATTAAACTTGATCGCTCTGATAGTTCAGCCATCTGGCTTAAAGACTTGATTACAACAATCTACTTTGATGCTAGCTTCAccgggatttttttttaccgtaacGCTGGAATAAGTTGAATCAGAATTGCACCGTCATTTTTTACTGATATGTTAATCAGTGTACTTGGTACTTCCTGTTACTTTCTAGACTGCTGTGGTGCCAGCGTCAACAATACAAGAGATAGACAATGAGGATAATACTGTGACAATATCTTTAATCATCTCTGAAGACGAGAATGGGCAAAAACGGACTCAAGTTATCATTCCAACAACAGACAATCTCAAGTGTGACACATGCAATAAATCGTTTAAATCCTCATTTCAGTTACTTAGGCACAACAGACTGAAACATGCCCGAGAGGAAGACATAACCAGCAGAAATTATCCGTGTGACTCGTGTCCAAAAaggtaataattttaaaatacttCTTCAAAGATAGAACACGTTCTTAAGTGAGAATAACCGGTCACATTCATAACGTCAATTGTtagtttaagaaaaattaatgtattCTGTGACCACTGTTtctgaaatttcgatgttgaaaaacttctttataacatacaaaaaaattttatattttttcaagaacCTTATGAGGcatttgatataatttttcaactaagTCACAACtatgtttaaataaaagtATAGGAAATACAATACGCTTTgaagattttataaattttcttatcatGATAAACTTGCAGGTTTCCAGATCAAAATTCATTGGCTCGTCATCGGAAGTCTCATACAGACGACAGACCATTTCAGTGCTTTGAATGCCACAAGACCTTCCCTACGTCATCCACATTACGACGCCATCTTACTCTGCACAATCCTCAATCACGTCCACTGCCTTGCATCTTCTGTGGTCGTCGTTTTCTGGATAAAGCAAGCCTAGCAAAACATGAACAATCTCATCTTGCTGGAGAGCAACGTACTCACACGTGCGATATATGCCACAAAGCTTTCATGCATGCCAGTGATTTGGCACTTCACAAGAAGAATCATGATCCTGAACGGAAATTCGATTGTGAGGTTTGCGGACGAGAATTCAACAGACTTAACAATCTGCAACGGCACATGATGGTGCACCAGCAGGTACATATGGTATACCCAACACTTGCTTTTTACAGGGAGTCTCTCACGAAAGTGCTGACTCCAAGCCACGCGCATATCACCAGCGCGAGCACATACACAAGTCTTTCGTGAGCTGACTGTAGCGAACAAATGCTGTGAGCGAAAACTTATGCATGTGTTGGTGCTGGCGCTGTGCGCATGGCTGGGAGTCAGCAGTTTCACCAAAGACTCCCGATATATCGTTCTTATTCATTAATCATAACATCTGTACTCCTCGAAGTTCTAGAATTTACAATGCTTCCTATATCAACTGAGCAGGAAAAACCCTATAACTTCCCACTATTCCCGTtgtttgtgaaaataaaaatctcggACGAAAAGATGTTTGAATTTGCACGCCACTCAAGGATGGCTGTGCTGATTttgctgaaaatttattcagttgTTAGTTAAATGAAATCAAATCAGTGGTCCAAAGTGGGTCTCAATTGATCTGTCACTTTTCAAGTTACTgcgtaaacaaaaaaatttcatgtttgCAAATGACTCAAAAATAGCTCGtccaattttactcaaaatctAAAATAGGAAGGACCACATCGATTGATatcaaaatcattaaaaacTGTTGATTTGGTCTTTATACATGTCtgataaaaaatcgattacAGAGATACATGTACGCACGCACGTGCATACCTAGACATCCACCTCAAATAGTTGGTGATAATTTTCTAGACGTGAAAAGGCAGAAATCTAGTAAAAACTgtgcttttcattttcgaagtgattacaataacttccCCTGCTTCTCTGAAAACAGACAAGTGAGAAGTTCGAAAATGTCTCAGTATTTCGTTGATTGATGAATCCAGCTTAACCCCGTTGAAGTGTGCTTTTAATTGGTTGGATTGTAGATTAAATTGAGTTGAATGTTAACCCCGCTTTAGTGAAACTGATGCTTAACATTGTAAGCAAACTAGGAAAATAAAGTTTCTATAATCGCCTTAATCATCGTTTTgctgcgaaaataaaatagtaaattcattcattttaaacACAATTATGACAGAATAGACAGAGACGTAGATCATTTTCGaagaatattaatatattagTTATAAGATAAGAGATAAGGAATTCCATATAAGACAATAtacatatcaaattttttttttgttccacaGCAAGGAAATAATGACGAAGCTTTGTCTTGCGACGTGTGCGGCATCACTTACAAATTTATGAGCTCTTTAACCAGGCATATGGTGACAACTCACGTAAATCCGGAGAAGATGCGGCAGCAAGCGGAAGAACAACGACGAAAGCGGGAAAACAATTACCGTCGGTAcatggaaaatcgaaaaatgtacGAATGCCAGCCTACTTCTGGATATTCTAGCAAACGTACAGCATTTCACCATAATACGGTCTCTATGAATATGCAGATGAGCGACAACGACGAAGATGcttgattataattatatattaacttgtaatttttattatttacaaactTTATATTTCTCCAGACGGTTATCTATTAATTGATGTAATTATTTCTCAGTGTATACAAAACCTGAATACGGTACCAATTGATTTTAATGTACTGAAtcattaaatgaataaataagtaCAAACTTGAACACATGTACTTGATCACGATACAGTAATCATGCATGCCAGTTCCAAATACTGGCTCATATGCATTACTGAACTATACGTTTATTTCAGATTATGTGTCATGCATTGCATGTTCACGCAGATTATTCTTCAGGGAAAGCATTGGAACTAAACACAAAATTGGATAATATAAAAGAATTTAAAGCAAAATATGGTAGATTTACACATTTTAATAAGTACAGTATTCGCCTTGGACTTGTTAAAATACATTTCAAGGGAAAGATCATTGGAATGTAAAATGTTAAGTGTGGATGAAACCAGTTTAAATTACAACATGTTACATAACAAGACTCACGGATTCTCATGTTAGAATgtgttaaaattcaaaaattaggCGCGGAACTCAACACATATTGCGATGCGAGTGTTTATATACATCGCCACTAGTTGGCGCTGCATGCACCCCGCGTGTGTTCTTCAGAGACTAAGAAATAAGTCAGTCTCATTATAACCATGAGTGGGGATGGGGGTTCGCGGTCAGTGGTTGTAACTCTGAAAGCCTGGAATTGTGTTCATCGCTTATTTCCACGAATCCCGACAAAGAACTGGAGTACACACAGTACACTGTACTGGAAACGCAATAAATTTTGCTAACAACTCATGTGGACAGAACTGATAAAAAACGTGCAGCCTCAGTCCAAATAAGGATCGTATAACAATTCTTGTCTGTAGTAATGCTGATGGTTGTTTTAAACTACCATGACTTGTGAATTGTGACAGGCAAGTCGGCGAACcaaaaagtattaaaaaagaaCCTAAAAACTGTCTCCATGTGCGGTAGTGTCAGACAATAATATCAAAGGGCACGTTTTGCCACCCAGTGTTACACCTTTTGTAAGACCTGTACAGCTCAAGGTAccatagaaattttaaaacgcCATTAcacgttgaaatttcgaaagtgGCTTTTAAATAGTCATAATAACAGACTGAATGTAACAGCCTCCTTGAAATTGGTTACTATAAAAGAAGTAATATACTGGACAAACCCTGCCTGGATCAAATAAATTCCGATAGTATGTTTAAATACTAGAAATCGGTTTCGGCGATTGAAGATACTGGAGGCGTTGCTGGAGGATCCTTCACCACACGTTCCGTAATTTTGAATCCACGCGCAACAGTAGCGCGGCATTTGCTAGAGGCTGAccaattgaattttctttcacatcATATTCCTGTGCGAATTCAATTTTGGTAGctaattttttagttttaaaaCGTGTCATAACCAAATGCAAACTCAGTTCGGCTGAAAATTACATATACTTACAATAACTTATTTTTCTCGGTGTTCGCGAATATTTAGTGTTCTGTGAATTCTCTGTTCTCAT
The Neodiprion fabricii isolate iyNeoFabr1 chromosome 1, iyNeoFabr1.1, whole genome shotgun sequence DNA segment above includes these coding regions:
- the LOC124180280 gene encoding zinc finger protein 652-A-like isoform X1, whose product is MRQTQNLNARVQKKLKPVAKVRSHADLTFFKYCKMEVKTIEADSNDLMEILKQAASGDEIIFEANIAGDGDGEEAEEVEEIVEIIEEIEEVEETEEIEQPVGTEENEDNEIDEHMDLTMPDAEANDQRQNEDEEIENSAKSSSKNYATTDTGLTQMRAEYVKKQLKKHFKNEGDKDKSKQLVNYDIDEDWEDEDLDQEQQSKVESSQSQIRSLNNTSNNQTEREDRHPTQNGRKHLSTPNHDSPSQPGKSRVHGKIQQQESNTDENTNEYWDDEEHDSIVGYEDDQSGSQNEENTDSQHEIVKNAENNLVYTVLGSKKQNNSTKQTQDGRLISSRFVKIEQHEETPTEGTIYYENEDMETLYVEQSGGDHDNYQYNNIIEGDEEMTRDSNREDEETDNQEPQEQIFLHEDEDGQLYFKDENGKLQPVYLTPDGNYAIAENSSDDQDSRDLDQQVSNPRQPEGGAVLIPGVDYAPSTTTKTAVVPASTIQEIDNEDNTVTISLIISEDENGQKRTQVIIPTTDNLKCDTCNKSFKSSFQLLRHNRLKHAREEDITSRNYPCDSCPKRFPDQNSLARHRKSHTDDRPFQCFECHKTFPTSSTLRRHLTLHNPQSRPLPCIFCGRRFLDKASLAKHEQSHLAGEQRTHTCDICHKAFMHASDLALHKKNHDPERKFDCEVCGREFNRLNNLQRHMMVHQQVHMQGNNDEALSCDVCGITYKFMSSLTRHMVTTHVNPEKMRQQAEEQRRKRENNYRRYMENRKMYECQPTSGYSSKRTAFHHNTVSMNMQMSDNDEDA
- the LOC124180280 gene encoding zinc finger protein 37-like isoform X6, giving the protein MRQTQNLNARVQKKLKPVAKVRSHADLTFFKYCKMEVKTIEADSNDLMEILKQAASGDEIIFEANIAGDGDGEEAEEVEEIVEIIEEIEEVEETEEIEQPVGTEENEDNEIDEHMDLTMPDAEANDQRQNEDEEIENSAKSSSKNYATTDTGLTQMRAEYVKKQLKKHFKNEGDKDKSKQLVNYDIDEDWEDEDLDQEQQSKVESSQSQIRSLNNTSNNQTEREDRHPTQNGRKHLSTPNHDSPSQPGKSRVHGKIQQQESNTDENTNEYWDDEEHDSIVGYEDDQSGSQNEENTDSQHEIVKNAENNLVYTVLGSKKQNNSTKQTQDGRLISSRFVKIEQHEETPTEGTIYYENEDMETLYVEQSGGDHDNYQYNNIIEGDEEMTRDSNREDEETDNQEPQEQIFLHEDEDGQLYFKDENGKLQPVYLTPDGNYAIAENSSDDQDSRDLDQQLLRHNRLKHAREEDITSRNYPCDSCPKRFPDQNSLARHRKSHTDDRPFQCFECHKTFPTSSTLRRHLTLHNPQSRPLPCIFCGRRFLDKASLAKHEQSHLAGEQRTHTCDICHKAFMHASDLALHKKNHDPERKFDCEVCGREFNRLNNLQRHMMVHQQVHMQGNNDEALSCDVCGITYKFMSSLTRHMVTTHVNPEKMRQQAEEQRRKRENNYRRYMENRKMYECQPTSGYSSKRTAFHHNTVSMNMQMSDNDEDA
- the LOC124180280 gene encoding zinc finger protein 853-like isoform X2: MRQTQNLNARVQKKLKPVAKVRSHADLTFFKYCKMEVKTIEADSNDLMEILKQAASGDEIIFEANIAGDGDGEEAEEVEEIVEIIEEIEEVEETEEIEQPVGTEENEDNEIDEHMDLTMPDAEANDQRQNEDEEIENSAKSSSKNYATTDTGLTQMRAEYVKKQLKKHFKNEGDKDKSKQLVNYDIDEDWEDEDLDQEQQSKVESSQSQIRSLNNTSNNQTEREDRHPTQNGRKHLSTPNHDSPSQPGKSRVHGKIQQQESNTDENTNEYWDDEEHDSIVGYEDDQSGSQNEENTDSQHEIVKNAENNLVYTVLGSKKQNNSTKQTQDGRLISSRFVKIEQHEETPTEGTIYYENEDMETLYVEQSGGDHDNYQYNNIIEGDEEMTRDSNREDEETDNQEPQEQIFLHEDEDGQLYFKDENGKLQPVYLTPDGNYAIAENSSDDQDSRDLDQQVSNPRQPEGGAVLIPGVDYAPSTTTKTAVVPASTIQEIDNEDNTVTISLIISEDENGQKRTQVIIPTTDNLKCDTCNKSFKSSFQLLRHNRLKHAREEDITSRNYPCDSCPKRFPDQNSLARHRKSHTDDRPFQCFECHKTFPTSSTLRRHLTLHNPQSRPLPCIFCGRRFLDKASLAKHEQSHLAGEQRTHTCDICHKAFMHASDLALHKKNHDPERKFDCEVCGREFNRLNNLQRHMMVHQQQGNNDEALSCDVCGITYKFMSSLTRHMVTTHVNPEKMRQQAEEQRRKRENNYRRYMENRKMYECQPTSGYSSKRTAFHHNTVSMNMQMSDNDEDA
- the LOC124180280 gene encoding zinc finger and SCAN domain-containing protein 21-like isoform X3 is translated as MRQTQNLNARVQKKLKPVAKVRSHADLTFFKYCKMEVKTIEADSNDLMEILKQAASGDEIIFEANIAGDGDGEEAEEVEEIVEIIEEIEEVEETEEIEQPVGTEENEDNEIDEHMDLTMPDAEANDQRQNEDEEIENSAKSSSKNYATTDTGLTQMRAEYVKKQLKKHFKNEGDKDKSKQLVNYDIDEDWEDEDLDQEQQSKVESSQSQIRSLNNTSNNQTEREDRHPTQNGRKHLSTPNHDSPSQPGKSRVHGKIQQQESNTDENTNEYWDDEEHDSIVGYEDDQSGSQNEENTDSQHEIVKNAENNLVYTVLGSKKQNNSTKQTQDGRLISSRFVKIEQHEETPTEGTIYYENEDMETLYVEQSGGDHDNYQYNNIIEGDEEMTRDSNREDEETDNQEPQEQIFLHEDEDGQLYFKDENGKLQPVYLTPDGNYAIAENSSDDQDSRDLDQQTAVVPASTIQEIDNEDNTVTISLIISEDENGQKRTQVIIPTTDNLKCDTCNKSFKSSFQLLRHNRLKHAREEDITSRNYPCDSCPKRFPDQNSLARHRKSHTDDRPFQCFECHKTFPTSSTLRRHLTLHNPQSRPLPCIFCGRRFLDKASLAKHEQSHLAGEQRTHTCDICHKAFMHASDLALHKKNHDPERKFDCEVCGREFNRLNNLQRHMMVHQQVHMQGNNDEALSCDVCGITYKFMSSLTRHMVTTHVNPEKMRQQAEEQRRKRENNYRRYMENRKMYECQPTSGYSSKRTAFHHNTVSMNMQMSDNDEDA